TAGATCGTGCGTGTCAGGCGCAGTCGGCGCAGATCTGGCGCCCGCCGCCGGAGACACGCAACCGGTTGCGGTGCTGCACCAGGAAGCAGCATGAGCAGGTGAACTCATCGGAGCGCTGCGGGATCACCACGACGGACAATTCCTCGCCGGACAGGTCCGCGCCGGGCAGCTCGAAGAAGGGCGATTCGTTGGGGTCGTCGTCGACGACCGCGGTGGCCAGCTTGGGCATGGTGCCCAGCTCGCGGAGCGGGTTCTTGTCTGCGGCGTCGGCCTCGGTCACGCGGCGGGCGTCGTAGTCACTGACGGTAGGCATGGGGTTCCTTCCTGCTGAGTGACCGGGCTACGCACCTCGCAGTCGCCCGTTGGCGCAGGAAGTACCCCATTCGAATGTGAATCACACACAGCAGATCCAACAATCTGACATCAACTTGCGCTGAGTCGGCGCACAGCGGGTATAGGTCGCCTGTGAGCGACACCGCCCTGCTGGTAATCGACATGTTCAACGATTACCGCCACCCGGACGCCGACCAGCTGGCCGACAGCGCTGCCGACGTTGTCGAACCGCTGCTTGGCTTGGTTGAAGACGCCAAGAAGAGCGTTGCCGTCGACTTGGTGTATGTCAACGACAATCTCGGCGACTTCACTGCCGACCGCGAGGCCATCATCGGCAACGCCCTGCGCGGAGAGCATCCCGAACTGGTCGAACCGCTGGTGCCGACGCCCGACTGCCCGCTCATCACCAAGGTCCGGCACAGCGTGTTCTACTCCACCGCACTGGACTACCTACTGCACCGGCTCAAAACCAAGCGCATCGTGCTGGCCGGGCAGGTCACTGAGCAGTGCATCCTCTACAGCGCACTCGACGGCTACCTACGGCATTACGAAGTGGTGGTTCCACCCGACGCCGTCGCGCACATCGACGAGGAACTGGGGTCGGCGGCGCTGAAAATGATGGAACGCAACATGAGCGCCGAGTTGCTGCCCGCTGCCCGCTGTTTTTCGCAATAACCGACCGAGAGGCGACCTGATGGCCGAACGCAGAAAAGCCGAATCCGACGTAGAGCCCGACGAGCACGTCGCCAGTTCGCGCGCCGGGCGCGAGCGCGACGGCGATTACGTCGGACGCACCGGCGCCGACGACGACTTCGACGCCGGAGAGACCGGCGCGGAGGCACGCAGCAAGGATCGGTGACTACCGCCATACCTCGGCGACCAGTGGCCGGTGGTCGGAGATCGGCATCAGCTCTGCGGCGGCGCCACCGCCGTGCAGATCGGGGTCGTCGGTCAGGATGTGGTCGAGCTGCCGCTCCGGCTGGGGGGCTGGGAATGTCGGCGCCGACGCCAACGGCCGCATACCCGACCAGCGGTGCGCCGCGGCGGGACTGAGGTTGAGATCGCCAATCAGCAATCGCGGGCCGGGCAGGCCCCGCAGGTCGCGGGCCAGCCGTCGCACCTGGCGCAGATTCCAGCCCGGCACAAAGGACAGGTGGGTGTTGGCCACGGTCATGGGTCCCAGCGGAGTGTGCAGCCGGGCGATCACCGCCGCCCGCGGCTCTTCGTCGACCATCATCACCTTGTTGGGGCCGGGCAGATACATGGGAAACCGCATCGGAATCCGGGGCAACCGCACCACCTGCCAGCTGGCCGCGGGAAACCGGGATAGTAGCGCGATCCCATACGCGGCGGTCCCGGGCTGTTCCCGTCCGGTCGCCGCCATCCAGGTGGCACCCGGTGTGCCGGAGATGGCCGCCACGAACCGGTGCTCGACAGCACCCATGGCTTGGGCGGCGGCGGCGGTCAGATCCGCCCGCCCGGAGCGCGGTTGGTCGAGGTCGACCTCCTGCAGTGCCAGTACGTCGGGATCCAGTCGCCGCACGCAGTCGCGCAGTCGCTGCGGGTCGACACCGTCACCGACCGTGCGTCCGTGCAAGATATTGAAGGTGGCAACCCGCATCGCTAGGCCTGCGCCCCCGGCACTTCTTCCCGCGCCGCCACCGAACGACTGTCGCCGTTGTCAAACACCTCGATGATCACGTCACGGTCGCGGTAACACCCGAGTGACGCGAGGCCCGGTGTCGCCGCGATGACGGCGTGCGCGGCGTCACCGGTCAGTGGATAGTCGGCAACGGGGTGGCGCCAGTGCGCAGCAATCACACTGGCGTCCGGCGCCAGCCGCGGGCACTCCCGGCGCAGCGTGGCTGCCAGGGCGTCGGCGTGCAGGTAGTAGGCGACCTCGCTGAGCACCAGCAGGTCGAAAGGGCCGGCCGGCCACTGCTCATCCAGCGACCCACGTGACAGCGTCACCCGGTCTCGGCTACCGCGCTCGCGCAGTCCGGTATCGGCGCCGCGCAACGCCGCCTCGGCCACGTCGACGGCGGTGATCCGCTCGCAGCGGGTCGACAACAGTGTGGTCAGCGCACCAATCGAACAGCCCGGCTCAAAGGCATGCCGATACCGCTCGCGCGGTAGCAGGGCCAACGTGATCGCGTACTTGCGTTGCTCGTACCAGCGCGCAGACAGTTGCCATGGATCATCGGCGTCGGCGTACATCCTGTCGAAGTACGCGTCGGGCAGTCGCGAGGTCATCGAAAAACCACCTCTCCCACTGCCATCAACCGTTCCAGCACGAAGGGCGGTAGCACCGCATCGGGACCAGCGGGTTCGAGCTGGCTGTGAAAGCATTGTGCGGCTTGGCTTTTGCGCTGTACCGCCCAATCACGGAGCGGTATCGTTCGGGCCCGATCCCACGGCACGTCGGGATCTTCGGGGACTGCCCAGTGCCACATCCACACTGGGTATTCGACCAGTTCGATGCCGGTGCGGGTGCAGGCTATGGCCGCGGCCCGCCCGACGGCCTCGTGGTCGGGGTGGCCGTCCCCCCGCCAGGTCGCCGCACACCAGGTTCCGGGCGGCCGGCCGTCCAGGTAGCGCGTCAGCAGCGCCGCTAAGCGATCCTCTTGGTCTGTCAATTGCCCGTCCGGCAGTCCGAGCAGCAGCGGTGCGCTGACTTCCAAAAGCTCTGCAGCGCTGCGCAATTCCGCACGTCGCTGAGCTTCCAAAGCAAGCCGCTCGGCCGCCGACGCCTCCGGGTGCACGCCGCCGCCGTCGCTGACCGCCACCAGCTGCACCGGCACGCCCGCCGCCGCGAGCTGCGCTGCCGTCGCCCCGATGCCCAGCGTCTCGTCATCAGGATGGGGGGAGACGACGACCAGAGCGGCGCACTCGTCCAGATCGAGTGGGGGTGGCCGGTCGGCTGTCAGCCAATCCTGCACGGCGGTACCGCCTTCGGCCACCGGCCTGGCCGCAAACCGCGGCCCATTGGTTATCAATGTCCGCGCCGTCCAGCCAGCCGCCCCAGCTCGGCCAGGTCACGCTCGGCGTGGCTCTGGCGTATGTAGATGCTCAGGTCGGCGACCCGCTGGGCGTGCCTACCGTCCTGGCACAGCGGCCCGGGTCCTAGCGCCCGTCCGGTGCGCGAGATCGCCTCGTCGACGGCATGTTCCACTACCGCGCGCACCCGGCGGGCTAACAACTGCGCGGTGTCGGACCTATCGAAAGGGTCGGCGTCGACCTGGGCGGCCGCCGCGGCCAGCACCGCGTCGCCGGCGGTTAGCGCGGCGTCTACCGCCCCCAAATGCGCCAGCGTGTACGCGTCGGCGGATTCGCTTCCGGCGCTGCGGTACAGCGGCTCGGCGACGCGCCGCGCCCCGCCGAGCCAGCAGGCGGCCACACCGATCGCACCGTGCCAAAATCCGGCGCGGCTCAAGTAGCCGCCGGGCGCGCCGACCAGGACCGCGTGCACATTGTTGAACTGCACCGACCGGGTGTCGCTGCCGGCCATTCCGGGATTCCACCAGGTACTGGGCAGCGGTCTCACTCCGGCATCGGTCAGGGTAACTGCGAACAGCCCCCGATCACCGCCCTCGATCCGTGCGGTGACCAGTGCGTTCGTGCAGAACCCGGCGCCTGAGCACCACACCTTGGTGCCGTTGAGCACGAAGCCGTCGCCGGCGACGTGGGTTGCGGTCAGGACGGCCTCCGACGATTCGGCCGCCCAGACGCCCCACAGTTGGTCGGGGTCAGGTGGCTTACCGCCCAATTCGTGCAAGATCGCGACGGCGTCGACGTGCGCTTCGGCGATACGGGCGGCGGCGATGTCTTCTTCAGCCAGCCTGCCCAAACCTTGCCAGCGTTCGGCGGTGTATCCCAACGCCGGCAACGGCAATTCCAGCCGCCCTGTTTCCAGCCAGTGCCGGACCAGCCCCGCCGTCATGCGACATCTCCCGTGGCCACGTCGTCGTCTGTGGCGATGCCCGAGAGTTCGCTCAGGTGATCGCCGAACCCGCGGGGCGCGCGGGCTTTGGTACGCGAGGAGGTCACGACCGATCGGGCGGTATCCCGATGAATCCGATAGCCGGCGTCCTCGAACCGTGCAACCAGGTCGACGTCCTCGCCGGAAGCCAGTGCCCGGAAGCCACCCGCCCGCCAGTAGGCACCCGAGCTGAAGCCCATGTTCGCCCCGTGGATGTGGTCGTGGTTGTCCTGGACTCGCGCGTCGTACGCTTTTAGATAGCGCTCGACGACTTCGGAGGGGTGCAGGTGCCAGTCGGTGACCCGCACCAGTCCGAGGAACATATCCGCGTCGCAAGCCAATTGCCGCAGCAACCAGTCGGCGTCGACCGTGCTGTCCGCGTCGGTGGTGGCATACCAATCCCGCGTGTCCTGCCCGAACAGCGAACGCGCGTAATCGAATCCGGCGGCTCGGGCCGCGCCGACGTTGCGCGATTCCACACGCAGGAAGTGCACATCCGGCCCGTATCGGCCCGCGAGTTCCGTGCTGCCATCGTTGCTCGCATCAAGCACGACAATGACTTTGACGGGGGCGGGCGCGCACAGTGCGGCGGTCACAATCGCGCGCAGACAGAGGGGCAGGTGCCCTTGTTCGTTGTGGGCAGGTATCACCACGGCAACCTGATCGTAAGAGCGCGACGTTCCGGTTGACATGAGCTGCTAATTTCCCATTTCGGTACCAATTAAACGGTTGACCGATACCCCAGGAGTTATCTGGTTGCCGGCGACAAAGGCGGGGTATGCGATAGCGGTTATGAATTCGACGCCACCGCCGGCCGCCGGTGAAGAGGGCATTCCGAGCCGCACCGAGTTGCGCGAAGCCCTGCGATGCGCGGCGTCGGCACTCAAAGAACACGGACCGCCCTTCGCCCTGGCCGGCAGCTACGCGTTGTGGGCCTACGGCGCTCCTGAACCGACGCACGACGTCGACATCGTGATAGCTGAGTCCGACGTGTCCGCCGCGGCGACCACACTGGAAATGGCCGGATTCCGAATCGAACGTCCACCAGAGGACTGGCTGTTCAAGGCATGTATGGGCAGGGCCGTGGTCGACGTGCTGCACCGGATAAATGGGGCAATCGTCCCGCCACAAGCCCTGGACAGCGCGGAAGACCGTACGGTGCTGGCGATTTCGATGCCCGTGCTGCCTCCGACGGAGGTCTTCATTCAGAAGCTTCGCGCGCTCACCGAACACTCTTGCGATTTCGCGAAGTTGATGCCGGCGGCACGGGCGACCCGTGAAAAGCTGGATTGGGAACGCATCGAAACCGAAACCAAGGACAACGATTTTGCGGTTGCGTTCCTGGTGCTGATCGACCGGCTTGGCCTCCGCCGCTGACCGTAGCGACTAGAACGTCATTCTTCGGGTATCCCCTTGGACCATGGAATCCCATCCGCGCCGTGACGACGACCTCGAGGATGTTGTCGACGAACTGGAAAGGGACGTCGCAGCAGAAAGGCCCGAGAAAGGTGCGGACGACAGCTCGCCCGAGCGGGATCCCTCGACAGAGGGCACGAAGCAAGAGCCGCCGGACTGAAAGCTACTAGTGGTTGCGCAGTTTGGCGACCAGCTTGTCCTTCGTCAGGCTTGAATAGCCCGAAATGCCGAGCTCTTTCGCCCGCTTCTTCAATTCCGGCACCGTCCAGGCGTCGTAGGAACCGGCTTTGCCCCCTTTGCGGCCGACCTTGGACTTTCCCTGCCCGGCCGCCGCATTGGAGATTCTGGCTGCCTTTTCCTTCGAGTCACCCTTCTTACGCAGGTCTTCGTAGAGCTTTTCGTTCTTGATCGACGAATTCGGCATGACAGCACCTCCTATGCGTGTTCCGTAGCGCCGCAGGCAGGGTGCCCGAATCGCTCCGCGTCAAACGCCCAGCCCGTGTCTGTTAAGCAAACGCGATTTGTCGGCACACCCGACAGCCGGCTGCTCCGGCTGGACGTCATTGCTGAGAGGACTGAATATTACTGTCGCGGAATCGATTTCGCTGCCGTCATGGCAGTGCACGGTACCACCCAGGTCCACGTATCCAGCATTTTCGGCCGGCAGACGCGAAGATCACGGCGCTGTAGTTTGATGCCGCCTTAACCGGGAACACAGGCACCGCGAGGCGCTGCGTCTAGCGCGACGCGAACAACAACGGATGGGAAAAGCGATGAGCGACAAGAATAGTGGTCCCAAGGAAGGCGTCAAGGGGGTCGCTGAAGGGATCAAGGGCAAAGCCAAGGAGGCCGTCGGCGCCGTCACCGGCAGCGACGACCTGAAGAACGAAGGTCAAGCTCAACAGGATAAGGCGGACGCCCAGCGCGACGCCGCCAAGAAGGAAGCCGAAGCCGAGTCCGCGCGGGGAGGCGCCAAAGCCGCCGAGGAACGGCAGAAGTCCAACCAGTAGGCTCCGTCCGTCTTTGCTGTGGCCCCGGATGCCCCGACCGGGGCCACAGCTTCATCTGCCGGAACTCACCCCCGAAAAAGAACTTCGAGATCTAACGCTCGACGCCGCGGTTGCCTAGCCTGGTAAGGGGTATTGGGAATGACAATGCAGGCAACCAACGGGCCCGGCGACCTGGACGGGGTCGTCGCCATCGGCGCTTCCGCGGGAGGCGTGGAGGCGCTGTCGAGGCTGGCTGCCGGCCTCTCGTCGGATTTGCCTTACGCCTACTTGGTGACTCTTCACATGCCAGCGAGCGCACCCAGCCTCCTGGCGCGGATCATCGATCGCTGTGGCCCGTTGCCCGCGGCCACAGCCAAACACGGGCTGAGACTCAAACCCGCACAGATCTACGTCGCCGTGCCTGATTTCCACCTATTGGTCGCCGACCACCGAACGATGCTGTCGCAGGGGCCGACCGAGAACGGCCACCGGCCAGCAATCAACGCGTTGTTTCGCTCAGTGGCCGTTGCTTACGGACCACGTGCCATCGGGGTACTGCTCTCGGGTGTGCTCGACGATGGGGTGTTGGGACTGCAGGCAATCCGCTCCCGCGGCGGTTTCACGATCGGCCAGACACCCGGCGACGCACTGTTTCCCGCGATGCCCAGCAACGCCTTCAACGCCGGCGTGCTGCGGCGTCAAGCCGCGGCCGCGGACATCGGCGCCGTACTCAAGGAGCTGGCGCAGCGCAAAATTGAGGAGCGGCAGATGGAGCGCGACACCCAGCTGGAACTGGAAAACCAGATCGCCATGCGACCACGTTTCACCAGCGATTTCGACACCCAGGAGCTGGGACCTGCATCGGGGTTCACCTGCCCGGACTGCAACGGATCACTGGCCATCCTGGGCGAGGACAATTTTCGGTGTCGGGTCGGCCACGCGTGGACCCCGGACTCGTTGTTGGCCGCTCGCGACGGCGAAGTCGAAAGCGCACTATGGGTCGCGCTGCGCGGTCTGCAGGAAAAGGCCAGGTTGGCCAGGCGGTTGGCCGAGAAAGCCAAAGACGAACTGTTGCTTAAGCGGTACAGCGCATTGGCTGAGGAAGCCGAAGGCGCGTTCACCGTGCTAAGTGAGCGGCTTGCAAGCGCAAGCCTGCCGCCCGAAGAAGACGCCGATGACTGAGACCAGTCGGCATATCCGGGTCGAGGTTGAGCGCCAGCACGAAGTGACGTTCCTGACCGCCGAGGGTGTGCTGGACGGTTACACGTACCGGAGTTTCCGCGACACCCTGATCAAGGCCGCGCTGGACGAGCCCCGCGTCGTGATCGTCGACGTCAACAGTCTCTCCGCTCCGGCGCCCACGGCGTGGTCGGTGTTCACCAGCGCGCGGTGGCACGTCAGCGTTTGGCCAGATGTACCAATACTCTTGGTGTGCAACAACACCCGATGCCGACGAGTCCTCGCCAACGGCGTCGCCCGTTATGTGCCGGTACATCCGACTCGCGAAGCGGCACTCGACGCCGTCCACGACCTGACGTTGTACGGTCGCCGCCGAGCGCGCGCCCAACTGCCCGCCGCTCGGGCCAGCTTAGGTCTAGCTCGGGCGATGGTCCGCGAATGGCTCACCGCGTGGGACAAGACGGAGTTGATCCCGACTGCCGCTACCGTGGCGACCGTGTTTGTGGACAACGTCCTCGTCCATACTGAAAGCGCCCCGGCACTGATTGCCGAAAGTCATCGAGACACCATCACCGTCGCCGTCGAAGACGGCAGCCAGCACCCCGCGGCCCGGCACGAAGATGCCGATCACGGCGCGGATGTCGTGGCCGGTTTGTCTATCGTCGCTGCCCTGAGCCGGGTATGGGGCAGCACGCCAACATCTTCGGGCAAGACGGTGTGGGCGCTGATCGGTCCCGAAGGCCAGCTCTGACACGGCGAGTAGTCTGCAAGTGCCTCGGCACGGCAGCCACGGGACGGAATCCGCATGAACGACACTCCTGATGAATCTTTCGAGGCGTTGCTGCGGTACATGCGGGATACTCGAGGCTTCGATTTCACGGGATACAAGCGCAACTCGCTCATGCGC
The nucleotide sequence above comes from Mycobacterium vicinigordonae. Encoded proteins:
- a CDS encoding DUF4193 domain-containing protein, with protein sequence MPTVSDYDARRVTEADAADKNPLRELGTMPKLATAVVDDDPNESPFFELPGADLSGEELSVVVIPQRSDEFTCSCCFLVQHRNRLRVSGGGRQICADCA
- a CDS encoding cysteine hydrolase family protein, whose product is MSDTALLVIDMFNDYRHPDADQLADSAADVVEPLLGLVEDAKKSVAVDLVYVNDNLGDFTADREAIIGNALRGEHPELVEPLVPTPDCPLITKVRHSVFYSTALDYLLHRLKTKRIVLAGQVTEQCILYSALDGYLRHYEVVVPPDAVAHIDEELGSAALKMMERNMSAELLPAARCFSQ
- a CDS encoding endonuclease/exonuclease/phosphatase family protein, whose protein sequence is MRVATFNILHGRTVGDGVDPQRLRDCVRRLDPDVLALQEVDLDQPRSGRADLTAAAAQAMGAVEHRFVAAISGTPGATWMAATGREQPGTAAYGIALLSRFPAASWQVVRLPRIPMRFPMYLPGPNKVMMVDEEPRAAVIARLHTPLGPMTVANTHLSFVPGWNLRQVRRLARDLRGLPGPRLLIGDLNLSPAAAHRWSGMRPLASAPTFPAPQPERQLDHILTDDPDLHGGGAAAELMPISDHRPLVAEVWR
- a CDS encoding SAM-dependent methyltransferase, producing the protein MTSRLPDAYFDRMYADADDPWQLSARWYEQRKYAITLALLPRERYRHAFEPGCSIGALTTLLSTRCERITAVDVAEAALRGADTGLRERGSRDRVTLSRGSLDEQWPAGPFDLLVLSEVAYYLHADALAATLRRECPRLAPDASVIAAHWRHPVADYPLTGDAAHAVIAATPGLASLGCYRDRDVIIEVFDNGDSRSVAAREEVPGAQA
- a CDS encoding PIG-L deacetylase family protein — encoded protein: MAEGGTAVQDWLTADRPPPLDLDECAALVVVSPHPDDETLGIGATAAQLAAAGVPVQLVAVSDGGGVHPEASAAERLALEAQRRAELRSAAELLEVSAPLLLGLPDGQLTDQEDRLAALLTRYLDGRPPGTWCAATWRGDGHPDHEAVGRAAAIACTRTGIELVEYPVWMWHWAVPEDPDVPWDRARTIPLRDWAVQRKSQAAQCFHSQLEPAGPDAVLPPFVLERLMAVGEVVFR
- a CDS encoding acyl-CoA dehydrogenase family protein codes for the protein MTAGLVRHWLETGRLELPLPALGYTAERWQGLGRLAEEDIAAARIAEAHVDAVAILHELGGKPPDPDQLWGVWAAESSEAVLTATHVAGDGFVLNGTKVWCSGAGFCTNALVTARIEGGDRGLFAVTLTDAGVRPLPSTWWNPGMAGSDTRSVQFNNVHAVLVGAPGGYLSRAGFWHGAIGVAACWLGGARRVAEPLYRSAGSESADAYTLAHLGAVDAALTAGDAVLAAAAAQVDADPFDRSDTAQLLARRVRAVVEHAVDEAISRTGRALGPGPLCQDGRHAQRVADLSIYIRQSHAERDLAELGRLAGRRGH
- a CDS encoding glycosyltransferase, encoding MSTGTSRSYDQVAVVIPAHNEQGHLPLCLRAIVTAALCAPAPVKVIVVLDASNDGSTELAGRYGPDVHFLRVESRNVGAARAAGFDYARSLFGQDTRDWYATTDADSTVDADWLLRQLACDADMFLGLVRVTDWHLHPSEVVERYLKAYDARVQDNHDHIHGANMGFSSGAYWRAGGFRALASGEDVDLVARFEDAGYRIHRDTARSVVTSSRTKARAPRGFGDHLSELSGIATDDDVATGDVA
- a CDS encoding nucleotidyltransferase, which codes for MNSTPPPAAGEEGIPSRTELREALRCAASALKEHGPPFALAGSYALWAYGAPEPTHDVDIVIAESDVSAAATTLEMAGFRIERPPEDWLFKACMGRAVVDVLHRINGAIVPPQALDSAEDRTVLAISMPVLPPTEVFIQKLRALTEHSCDFAKLMPAARATREKLDWERIETETKDNDFAVAFLVLIDRLGLRR
- a CDS encoding DUF7218 family protein, with product MPNSSIKNEKLYEDLRKKGDSKEKAARISNAAAGQGKSKVGRKGGKAGSYDAWTVPELKKRAKELGISGYSSLTKDKLVAKLRNH
- a CDS encoding CsbD family protein, yielding MSDKNSGPKEGVKGVAEGIKGKAKEAVGAVTGSDDLKNEGQAQQDKADAQRDAAKKEAEAESARGGAKAAEERQKSNQ
- a CDS encoding chemotaxis protein CheB, which encodes MTMQATNGPGDLDGVVAIGASAGGVEALSRLAAGLSSDLPYAYLVTLHMPASAPSLLARIIDRCGPLPAATAKHGLRLKPAQIYVAVPDFHLLVADHRTMLSQGPTENGHRPAINALFRSVAVAYGPRAIGVLLSGVLDDGVLGLQAIRSRGGFTIGQTPGDALFPAMPSNAFNAGVLRRQAAAADIGAVLKELAQRKIEERQMERDTQLELENQIAMRPRFTSDFDTQELGPASGFTCPDCNGSLAILGEDNFRCRVGHAWTPDSLLAARDGEVESALWVALRGLQEKARLARRLAEKAKDELLLKRYSALAEEAEGAFTVLSERLASASLPPEEDADD
- a CDS encoding STAS domain-containing protein, with product MTETSRHIRVEVERQHEVTFLTAEGVLDGYTYRSFRDTLIKAALDEPRVVIVDVNSLSAPAPTAWSVFTSARWHVSVWPDVPILLVCNNTRCRRVLANGVARYVPVHPTREAALDAVHDLTLYGRRRARAQLPAARASLGLARAMVREWLTAWDKTELIPTAATVATVFVDNVLVHTESAPALIAESHRDTITVAVEDGSQHPAARHEDADHGADVVAGLSIVAALSRVWGSTPTSSGKTVWALIGPEGQL